AAGGCCATGTGCGTCTTTACTATTATATACAAAAATTACCCCTGGCATTTATTTGACGGGGGTTTCATTTGAAACAATCGCTGGGCCGTTCGCTCGGCTGATGCAGCATCTTGAAGTCAGGCCTGGTGAAAGCGTTGGGCCTATAGCTCAGCTGCGGTTAGAGCGCACGCCTGATAAGCGTGAGGTCACTGGTTCAACTCCAGTTAGGCCCACGAGTTGATCTTTGAGGGTGATTGAATCGAAACAGTCAGCGCCGCTGCCTTTTTTGGGGCTGTAGCTCAGCTGGGAGAGCGCCGCCCTTGCAAGGCGGAGGTCGTCGGTTCGACTCCGATCAGCTCCACAAGAAAAAATGTTCTTTGACAATTTGAGATAGAGCTAAAAGAAGATATTTGAGATAGCGGGTTAGCATTTTCATAAGCTACTAACCATCTGCTGTCCAAAAGAGGCTTTTGGGTAAGCTACTAAGGGCATATGGTGGATGCCTTGGCACAAGAAGGCGATGAAGGACGTGGTAAGCTGCGATAAGCCTCGGGTAGGTGCAAACAACCTGAGACCCGGGGATTTCCGAATGGGGCAACCCCTCCGTCGTAATGGACGGAGACCTGCTGCTGAATCTATAGGCAGTAAGGGGCGAACGAGGGGAACTGAAACATCTAAGTACCCTCAGGAAAAGAAAGCAATAGCGATTCTCTGAGTAGCGGCGAGCGAAAGGGGATGAGCCTAAACCCTCTTCATGTTAAAGCCTGTACGTGTTGTGAAGAGGGGGTTGCGGGATAAAGTTAGGCAAATGTACAGATTTGCCGGGAAGTTACAAATCATCCATTTAGTCGAATGTTTCTGGAAAGAGCAGCCATAGCGGGTGATAGCCCCGTAGGCGAAAAATGAGATGACTTCCTGGACTTTGTTCCCAAGTACCGCGGGACACGTGGAACCCCGTGGGAATCTGGGTGGACCATCATCCAAGGCTAAATACTCTCTTGTGACCGATAGTGAACTAGTACCGTGAGGGAAAGGTGAAAAGTACCGGGGAACCGGAGTGAAATAGTACCTGAAACCATATGCTTACAAGCAGTCGGAGTGCGCCTTTGGCGTATGACGGCGTGCCTTTTGCATAATGAACTGGCGAGTTACTCGTATGTTGCAAGGTTAATCCGTTCAGCGGAGAAGCCGTAGCGAAAGCGAGTCTGAACAGGGCGATGAGTAACATGCGGTAGACGCGAAACCGAGTGATCTATCCATGGCCAGGATGAAGCGACCGTAAAAGGTCGTGAAGGTCCGAACCCACCAGGGTTGAAAACCTGGGGGATGAGCTGTGGATAGGGGTGAAAGGCCAATCAAACTCGGAGATAGCTCGTTCTCCCCGAAATAGCTTTAGGGCTAGCCTCGCAATATAAAGTGACGGAGGTAGAGCACTGATAGGGCTAGGGCCCTTACAAGGGTACCAACCCCTGACAAACTCCGAATGCCGTACACTTGTTCTGCGGGAGTCAGGCTGTGTGGGATAAGCTTCATAGCCGAGAGGGAAACAACCCGGACCGACGGTTAAGGCCCCAAAGTATGGACTAAGTGAGAAAGGATGTGCAATTGCACAGACAACCAGGATGTTGGCTTAGAAGCAGCCACCATTTAAAGAGTGCGTAATTGCTCACTGGTCAAGTGGATGTGCGCCGATAATGATCGGGACTCAAGTCCATCGCCGAAACCACGGATGCGCCTTTGGCGCATGGTAGGGGAGCGTTCCATTAACCTGCGAAGGTATTCCGCGAGGAATGCTGGAGGAGATGGAAATGAAGATGTCAGTATGAGTAGCGATAAACCAGGTGAGAAACCTGGTCACCGAAAGTCTAAGGTTTCCTGAGTAAAGTTAATCTGCTCAGGGTTAGTCGGTCCCTAAGCCGAGGCCGAAAGGCGTAGGTAATGGGAAACAGGTTTAATATTCCTGTACCACCTGTAAATTGCTTGAACTACGGGGTGACGCAGAAGTGACAGGTCAGCCGGACTCTGGATTGCCGGTCTAAGTGCGTAGGAGGATCGAATAGGCAAATCCGTTCGATCATTACTCCGAGACATGAATGGGAGGGCTTAGCCCACAAACTGACCGTAAGCATGCTGCCGAGAAAAACCTCTATGTGAGATTTACAGGTGACCGTACCGCAAACCGACACAGGTAGATGGGGTGAGTATCCTCAGGTGCTCGAGATAACTCTGGTTAAGGAACTAGGCAAAATGGCTCCGTAACTTCGGGAGAAGGAGCGCCATGAGTAGGTGAATCCACTTGCTGGAGGAGCCGAAAGTGGTCGCAGTGAAAAGGCCTGGGCGACTGTTTACTAAAAACACAGGTCTCTGCCAAGTCGTAAGACGATGTATAGGGACTGACACCTGCCCGGTGCTGGAAGGTTAAGGGGACGTGTTATCCTTTGTTCGCAAGGGAGAAGCAGTGAACCGAAGCCCCAGTAAACGGCGGCCGTAACTATAACGGTCCTAAGGTAGCGAAATTCCTTGTCGGGTAAGTTCCGACCTGCACGAATGCGACTTGGGCACTGTCTCGACCAGAGACTCGGCGAAATTGTAGCACCGGTGAAGATGCCGGTTACCCGCAACGGGACGGAAAGACCCCGTGAACCTTTACTACAGCTTAGTATTGGGTTTTGATATTGCATGTGTAGGATAGGTGGGAGACTGTGAAGTGGGGACGCTAGTCCTCATGGAGTTGCCCTTGAAATACCACCCTTGTTATATTGGAATCCTAACTCCGAACCGTGAATCCGGTTCGAGGACCATGCTAGGTGGGTAGTTTGACTGGGGCGGTCGCCTCCCAAAATGTAACGGAGGCGCTCAAAGGTTCCCTCAGCACGGTCGGTAATCGTGCGCAGAGTGCAAAGGCATAAGGGAGCTTAACTGCGAGACATACAGGTCGAGCAGGTGCGAAAGCAGGACTTAGTGACCCGGCGGTTGAGAATGGAATTGCCGTCGATCAACGGATAAAAGGTACTCCGGGGATAACAGGCTGATCAGGCCCAAGAGTTCACATCGACGGCCTGGTTTGGCACCTCGATGTCGGCTCATCGCATCCTGGGGCTGGAGAAGGTCCCAAGGGTTTGGCTGTTCGCCAATTAAAGCGGTACGTGAGCTGGGTTTAGAACGTCGTGAGACAGTTCGGTCCCTATCTGTTGCGGGCGTAGGATATCTGAGAGGAGCTGTCCGTAGTACGAGAGGACCCGGATGGACGAACCTCTAGTGTACCAGTTGTCGCTCCAGCGGCACGGCTGGGTAGCTACGTTCGGAAGGGAAAAGCGCTGAAAGCATCTAAGTGCGAAGCCCACCTCGAGATGAGATATCCCACCGCCATTAGGCGGTCTAAAGGCTCCTTGGAGATTACAAGGTGATAGGCCACAGGTGTAAGCGCAGTAATGTGTTCAGCCGAGTGGTACTAATAAGCCGTGAGGCTTACTGTATGCCTCTTTGGCAGCAGATGGTTAGAAGCTTGGAAAAAATGCTAACTCGTAAGTTAAGCTTATTCTCAAATTGTAAATAAAAATTCCGGTGACCATAGCGGCGGGGAAACACCTCTTCCCATTCCGAACAGAGAAGTTAAGCCTGCCAGCGCCGATGGTACTGCCCTGGCGACGGGGTGGGAGAGTAGGTCGTTGCCGGATTTAAATTTTGAAAAAAAGCCTCAGTCTTATTGATTGAGGCTTTTTTTGTCATCATAATAAATCTTCGCGTCTTTCAAATGTCGGTATGTAGGGAATGCAAATTTGCATTCCTTGCTTTTCGGACAACCTGTTTATTGTGGAGTGGCCTTCTGTTCCTGTCGTAGATTATGAAGCTGCTGAAGCAGCTATCGCAATGTTGATTTCGTGACTGGTACAATGTAACACATTGTGTCTTAAGGAATTGTATGAGCATCACAATTTATTGTGGTGTGAGAGAATAAAAAGAAAAAAATAGGGAACTGCTTCAGCAGTTTCTTAAACTTAAATTAAGTAATTAGCCACCGAGACACCGAAATCACAGAAAAAAGTGAGTAATTTTCCAATAATTTTTTTTTAATTCAAATTCAAAATAGTTTTGTCGAATGATTGATATTTGAACCACAAACTAACCGAAGCTATTGGTTATGCTAAAAATTATTTTTCCGAAATTAAGTCGCAAAGTTCGCGCCAGATATTTTTTCTCCGAATTTGAAGCGCACATTTGATTTCGCTGCTATTCTCCCCTAAATATTGAACTTTTTCCCCTGCAAGATTGTTAAAAGACCTATTATGAATTTTAATCGTTGAATTGTCAAATTTTAAAAGAAACCAGAGAAATATGACCAGGATACCTTTTGTAGCAAATACCGAATGCGTCATCACGGCGCTGGAAGGAGACAGGAACCTCACGGAACGCATGGCGCAAATGGGAATTTTGCCGGGCTCGCGATTGAGAATTGTCCGCGTTAGTCCGCTGGGCGGCACTGTGGAGGTAGTCATTGATCAGTCCGAAAGTCTGGCGATTCGCATTGAAGAGTTGAAGCAGTTGAATTGCAGGCTGGCGGCGATTCCCCTGTCGCAAATAAAATTTTGCAGCGATAAGCATTATCGGGTTCTGAAATTTCTCGGCGGCATTTTTTTTCAGCAGAAAATGAAGAATCGTGGAATTGACCTCGGGGATGAGGTTGAAATTCTCGATGTACGAGGATTGCGATTAAAAAATAAAAATAATCAGACGGTTGTTATCGGACGCGGCGAAGCGGAAAAGATAATTTTAGAGCCTTTGGAAGAAAATGGGCAAGAATAAAAGAATCACCATTGCCATCAGTTCCATTCCCAACACCGGGAAATCCACGCTATTCAATCAACTGACCGGCGCCCATCAGATGGTCGGAAATTGGCCTGGCGTATCCGTGGAAAAAAAGATGGGCCGGTTCAAAATAGATGGCTACAACTTCACGCTCATCGACCTTCCCGGCACTTATTCTATCGTGCCCACTTCGCTGGAAGAGCAGGTCGTCAGGGATTTTTTGCTGCAAACCCCGCCTGACATCATCATCAACATTGTCGATGCGCGCAATTTGTACCGCAGTCTGGGTTTGACGCTGCAATTGGCACAGAGCGGCATTCCCATGATTGTGGCTGTGAACATGATGGATGAAGCCCGACGTCTGGGAGTGAAAATTAACTTCGAGGCGCTGCGCCAACATTTGCGCATGGCAGTCGTTCCCATTGTCGCGCGCTCGGGCGAGGGGATTAATTCGCTCAAACAAGAAATTTTGAAATTAGTGCAGCAGCCGGTTTCGGCAAAGCCGCCGAATATTTCCTGTCCCCCGATCGTGGAAAATGCGCTCATTCATCTCGCCAGAAAATTGGAAAAAATTGAGCACGATCCGAGTTTGAGCAAAGTGTTTTTGGCGAGCCGGTTGCTGGAGAGCGAAGATTCCCTACTGCTGACACGGGTGAAAGATGAGAAACTGGCGACAATTCAGCGGG
The sequence above is a segment of the Calditrichota bacterium genome. Coding sequences within it:
- a CDS encoding ferrous iron transport protein A produces the protein MTRIPFVANTECVITALEGDRNLTERMAQMGILPGSRLRIVRVSPLGGTVEVVIDQSESLAIRIEELKQLNCRLAAIPLSQIKFCSDKHYRVLKFLGGIFFQQKMKNRGIDLGDEVEILDVRGLRLKNKNNQTVVIGRGEAEKIILEPLEENGQE